Proteins encoded in a region of the Saccharothrix ecbatanensis genome:
- a CDS encoding class I SAM-dependent methyltransferase: MTTYVFDRAHVAEQHRCLAAAYDPVTFGRLARIGIRPGWRCLDVGAGGGSVAHWLAARGAKVLATDVQPDHVPPAPRLTVLRHDVVCDPLPEAEFDLVHVRLVLRHLPERDAVLRKLVSALKPGGWLQVDEFDNSYSPVLLAPDRRAAELYETFLAVKESVFDAFGVDGAWGRKAAGAMVGAGLVDVDPRVVVHPWRAGSPGVRLLAHTTHMLRDKLIAAGMTDEQLVAVREVLADSRFLATSPVVYSVHGRRPV; the protein is encoded by the coding sequence GTGACCACCTACGTCTTCGACCGCGCGCACGTGGCCGAGCAGCACCGCTGCCTGGCCGCCGCGTACGACCCGGTGACGTTCGGGAGGCTGGCGCGGATCGGGATCCGGCCGGGTTGGCGGTGCCTGGACGTCGGCGCGGGGGGCGGCAGCGTGGCGCACTGGCTGGCCGCTCGTGGTGCGAAGGTGCTGGCCACGGACGTGCAGCCGGACCACGTGCCGCCCGCGCCCCGGCTCACCGTGCTGCGGCACGACGTGGTGTGCGACCCGCTGCCCGAGGCCGAGTTCGACCTGGTCCACGTGCGGTTGGTGCTGCGTCACCTGCCCGAGCGGGACGCGGTGCTGCGCAAGCTCGTCTCTGCTTTGAAGCCAGGAGGGTGGTTGCAGGTGGACGAGTTCGACAACTCGTACAGCCCGGTGCTGCTGGCGCCGGACCGGCGGGCGGCCGAGCTGTACGAGACGTTCCTGGCGGTCAAGGAGAGCGTGTTCGACGCGTTCGGCGTGGACGGCGCGTGGGGTCGCAAGGCGGCCGGCGCGATGGTCGGGGCCGGACTGGTCGACGTGGACCCGAGGGTGGTCGTGCACCCGTGGCGGGCCGGGTCGCCCGGTGTGCGGCTGCTCGCGCACACCACGCACATGTTGCGGGACAAGCTGATCGCGGCGGGGATGACGGACGAGCAGTTGGTGGCGGTGCGGGAGGTGCTGGCCGACTCGCGGTTCCTGGCCACCTCGCCGGTCGTCTACTCGGTGCACGGGCGGCGGCCCGTATGA
- a CDS encoding class I adenylate-forming enzyme family protein produces MGTLFEEVADRRTHTTVHLDRPFDIAPTGVVTSARGPVVDYTVPQLAKLVREAAGWLYAAGARRGDRVAVVKRNHYDYDLLACAAVRIGAVPALLSGHLSDDVLEILLKRLDPAVLVTDRVLPADLARRVLSLGPPIPGAVTLDDVRGSRVPVPRRRHDDDPLIVNHTSGTTGVPKLVVHTTRTIVHRLARFEAVRWPVIGVRRDDVVANASSYAHGRTFCWTASVFCLAPRKIVLLSSPESLSVLERYRPTTLEALPSAYVRWQPSAARPDNPFRDVRLFVSTYDAMHPPAMRAMLGASRRKRPLWMQGWGQTETGPLTFRFLTRRALDRAPDARDLGRPVPGRTKLRVVDPVTFEPVARGQSGLVLARTAARCAGYVGEQDRWQAKKNGPWWNTGDLAVLTRGGSVRLLDREVDAVPGLSCLEVEDLVEDRLPEVVECVVLGTPGRRPIPVLVTEGPVDPEVWRRAVADLPTMADPHVLAWDDVPRTATGKVRRLDLLTRLVGSAETCGSGRWT; encoded by the coding sequence ATGGGCACGTTGTTCGAAGAGGTCGCGGACCGGCGCACGCACACCACCGTCCACCTGGACCGGCCGTTCGACATCGCGCCGACCGGCGTCGTGACGTCCGCCCGCGGTCCGGTCGTCGACTACACCGTGCCGCAACTGGCCAAGCTGGTCCGCGAGGCGGCCGGCTGGCTGTACGCGGCGGGCGCGCGCCGGGGTGACCGGGTGGCGGTGGTGAAGCGCAACCACTACGACTACGACCTGCTCGCGTGCGCGGCCGTGCGGATCGGCGCGGTGCCCGCGCTGCTGTCCGGGCACCTGTCGGACGACGTGCTGGAGATCCTGCTCAAGCGGCTGGATCCGGCCGTGCTGGTGACCGACCGGGTGCTGCCGGCCGACCTGGCACGCCGGGTGCTGTCGCTCGGCCCGCCCATCCCCGGTGCGGTGACGCTGGACGACGTGCGCGGCTCGCGGGTGCCGGTGCCCCGGCGCAGGCACGACGACGACCCGCTGATCGTCAACCACACGTCGGGCACCACCGGCGTCCCCAAGCTCGTGGTGCACACCACCCGCACCATCGTGCACCGGCTGGCCAGGTTCGAGGCCGTGCGCTGGCCGGTGATCGGCGTGCGCCGTGACGACGTGGTGGCGAATGCCAGCTCCTACGCGCACGGCCGCACGTTCTGCTGGACGGCGAGCGTGTTCTGCCTCGCGCCGCGCAAGATCGTGCTGCTCAGCTCCCCGGAGTCGCTGTCGGTGCTGGAGCGGTACCGGCCGACGACGCTGGAGGCGCTGCCCTCGGCGTACGTGCGGTGGCAGCCGTCGGCGGCGCGGCCCGACAACCCGTTCCGCGACGTCCGGCTGTTCGTCAGCACCTACGACGCCATGCACCCGCCGGCCATGCGCGCGATGCTCGGCGCGTCCCGGCGCAAGCGTCCACTGTGGATGCAGGGCTGGGGGCAGACGGAGACGGGTCCGCTGACGTTCCGGTTCCTGACCCGGCGTGCGCTCGACCGCGCGCCGGATGCCCGTGACCTGGGGCGTCCCGTGCCCGGCCGGACGAAGCTGCGCGTGGTGGACCCGGTGACGTTCGAACCCGTGGCACGCGGGCAGAGCGGGCTGGTGCTGGCGCGGACGGCGGCGCGGTGTGCGGGGTACGTCGGTGAACAGGACCGCTGGCAGGCGAAGAAGAACGGCCCGTGGTGGAACACCGGCGACCTCGCCGTGCTGACCCGCGGGGGTTCCGTGCGGCTGCTGGACCGCGAGGTGGACGCCGTGCCGGGGCTGAGCTGCCTGGAGGTCGAGGACCTGGTCGAGGACCGGTTGCCGGAGGTGGTGGAGTGCGTGGTGCTCGGCACGCCCGGCCGGCGGCCGATCCCGGTGCTCGTGACGGAAGGGCCGGTGGACCCGGAGGTGTGGCGGCGGGCGGTGGCCGACCTGCCGACGATGGCCGACCCGCACGTGCTGGCCTGGGACGACGTGCCGCGCACCGCCACCGGCAAGGTCCGTCGGCTCGACCTGCTCACCCGGCTGGTCGGCAGCGCCGAGACGTGCGGCTCCGGACGGTGGACGTGA